The Xylophilus rhododendri region GCGACTCGCGCGGCGGCACCGGCATGGGCTCCACCGAAGGCTCGGGCATCTGCCACAGCTATGCGCCGGACGGCCGCTGCATCTCGCTGCTGAAGATCCTGCTGACCAACTTCTGCCAGTACGACTGCCTCTACTGCGTCAACCGGGTCAGCAGCAATGTGCCCCGCGCGCGCTTCAGCGCCGAGGAGGTGGTGCGGCTGACGCTGGATTTCTACCGTCGCAACTGCATCGAGGGCCTGTTCCTGTCCAGCGGCATCATCCGCAATCCGGACTACACCATGGAGCAGGTGGTGGAGGTGGCGCGAAGCCTGCGCGAGGACCACGACTTCCGCGGCTACATCCACCTGAAGACGATTCCCGACGCCTCGCCCGAACTGCTGCAGCGGGCCGGCCGATATGCCGACCGGCTCAGCATCAACATCGAGCTGCCGACGGATAGCGGGCTGACCGAACTTGCGCCCGAGAAGGATGGCATGGCGATCCGCCGCTCGATGGCACGGCTGCGCACCCATATCGACGATGCCAAGGACGCCGCGCGCGAAAGCCGGGTGGTGCCGATCCGCAGCCTGCCGTCCGCCGCGCCGCTACGCGCGGCCGCGCCCCGTTTCGCGCCCGCCGGGCAGAGCACGCAGATGATCGTCGGCGCCGACGCGGCGGACGACAGCACCATCCTCGCCACCAGCGCCACGCTGTACGGCTCCTACCGGCTGCGCCGGGTGTATTACTCGGCCTTCAGTCCCATCCCGGATGCCTCCTCCGGCCTGCCGCTGGCGGCGCCGCCGATGATGCGCGAGCACCGGCTCTACCAGGCCGACTGGCTGATGCGTTTCTATGGCTTCTCGCACGACGAGATCATCCAGCCCGATGCCCAGGGCCGCGCCCTGCTGGCGCTGGACGTGGACCCCAAGACCGCCTGGGCGCTGGCCCACCGCGAACGTTTTCCGGTGGACTTGAACCGGGCGCCGCGCGAGATGCTGCTGCGGGTGCCCGGCCTGGGCGTGAAGGCGGTCGAGCGCCTGCTCGCCGCCCGCCGGGTGCGCCGGTTGCGGGCCGCCGACCTGTCGCGACTGCATGTGCCGCTGGCCCGGGTGCTGCCCTTCGTGCTGACGGACGACCACAAACCCAGCCGCGCGATGGAAGCCACTCCCGTGCGGCGCAGTTCGGCCGAGCTGCAGGCCAGCCTGTTCTAGCCCGCGCAGCGGCGCCCCCGCCATGCAGAGCCGCCGAACCATCCTGCTGCCGGGCGAGACGGACTTCGATGCCTTTCGCCGCCATGCCCGTGCACTGATCGCCGAAGGACTGCCGCCCGAAGCCGTCGAATGGCAGGTCGCCGGCCGGCAGGAGGGCGATCTTTTCGGAGGCGGCGCAGAGGTGCCGTCCGAAATACCCGCCGCAAGCCAAGGCAAGGGGCCGGGTGTGCCGCCTGCCTTTGTCGTGCTGTGCAAATCGACCATCCTGCACAGCGACGCAGGCCGCTTCGGTCTGCTCTACCGCCTGCTCTGGCGACTGGTGCACGAACCCGCGCTGCGCCATGACCCGCTGGACGCCGACATGCTGCGCGCCCAGCTGCTGGGCAAGGCGGTGCGGCGCGACCAGCACAAGATGACCGCCTTCGTGCGCTTTCGCAC contains the following coding sequences:
- a CDS encoding putative DNA modification/repair radical SAM protein, which codes for MQTAPISPPPNTHPLQRKLAILADAAKYDASCASSGTSKRDSRGGTGMGSTEGSGICHSYAPDGRCISLLKILLTNFCQYDCLYCVNRVSSNVPRARFSAEEVVRLTLDFYRRNCIEGLFLSSGIIRNPDYTMEQVVEVARSLREDHDFRGYIHLKTIPDASPELLQRAGRYADRLSINIELPTDSGLTELAPEKDGMAIRRSMARLRTHIDDAKDAARESRVVPIRSLPSAAPLRAAAPRFAPAGQSTQMIVGADAADDSTILATSATLYGSYRLRRVYYSAFSPIPDASSGLPLAAPPMMREHRLYQADWLMRFYGFSHDEIIQPDAQGRALLALDVDPKTAWALAHRERFPVDLNRAPREMLLRVPGLGVKAVERLLAARRVRRLRAADLSRLHVPLARVLPFVLTDDHKPSRAMEATPVRRSSAELQASLF